One genomic segment of Hippoglossus hippoglossus isolate fHipHip1 chromosome 22, fHipHip1.pri, whole genome shotgun sequence includes these proteins:
- the cep170b gene encoding centrosomal protein of 170 kDa protein B isoform X2: MSVTSWFLVSSSGTRHRLPREMIFVGRDDCELMLQSRSVDKQHAVIKYDTNNDEHMVKDLGSLNGTFVNDLRIPDQTCITLKLSDVIRFGYDAHVYILERSQHKVPEEALKHEKYTSQLQIGVKDLEAKTKEKQQLQSSEKSKHSLFNVKLQDKAERRAQSLTATTDSPISKPTPLYGQPSWWGEDDDPANKKQSRGGKLPEQESPEHGKDVTKYEVNGSLSESHAKSIFSYRREPSYFEIPTKEFQQHPAKKPESQVHEVPTKDTPDPTQCVPSTPTPPVVQSHASFTIEFDECTPGKMKIKDHVTKFSFRQQRKLPSTEVVTTPTEVMSVESKVADWLVQSNASMMRRRSQAEDMYSTISDPSFLKNTKANPREDGTHSDSGDPIINGNDLFPSENQTGSPVSPQSKRSPTPQQLTTPDSEEPLSSSPPESQSLSSLDKTEPQQAYVIEFLDENPRKKRSQSFTNNSSPPEPSGLRVQQEKGKKSLSPSTERQVSTTPPTQRYTVPLKGLASTGPQRAGSLRREKTEDRISTNFSSRSSPSVPAKPFCSVGRRSKLAQEFTAELHKQAKKVLSSSWEKTTSSSPPAAKTEAVVKSQASPPPLNSTYQPQTSSPIHKPIPLKVPVMPPASHLVEVKSPLLSPRAEEDDCLSDAGTYTIEADIQDKELEEARNKIDQVFGVVESPERTNQSEAETSSAFRPVIGQGREQHSLSSSGQVQQAAAVLQGAPKWMSCWASLADSYTESGPSSGLFDIPSQMELSGGARGTIISQASLSRSYDSTDSRARRILPQVPVGEKSDFTTPSIHVHYDPHSTFNVEENSLVGRTPEDGIHRLLVQDEVEPDSLSDASKSSDGSIIEQRRRQLSDSEEKKRDEKSRLSTKPTSFYIESDEAPSKPEYGGFKPSTPKAEKKLANKTYSTVTMTKQRGNQDFGKVKPSASAPILSESAQSPEYKEARAVSPLIRQESFTKERPSNPRLPNISSQSAQKDPDPELFPRACNQDTHSYLKETEDVLAVLEAKLKAGQSGSTPSPVMDSLSAESDVDTSSTVSQHSNKTKQNTLAKKPSVIGLHRDRSSASIASQDANHQSVLSERRRPQRADSSSKTESFRRPVGLRRSVGKCGSTDLSDDPHSLPYSDQESNNYQARKKYTMTHQKEDAKPTRVSQTLSRANSLTAPRPTRASMLRRARLGEASDNEGTETDRLSQEAANILAKQPQETKKLTRLDRLAMPRKRTGSFNTTSDTESSSVPQGVGRSSGFSNRSTESGSSSVRRASTSGLKSVERPQKAVLNKTPITRGRSSSAKYASSTATSNSPRNQPRSQPVVALHPKASGKDSEGENHEGDALQTWSTHSAEIARLSQDLAKDLAILAREIHDVAGDGEPQSAGAESSTPMSTVTAHEQLVQHIPEAGLNYQRVPPSSASAREPEQSSRDLEQNGRQRAQSRDELVVDNLMLNPVTQIIVAIRENTEQLADKIKVLFQDRADIWEQIEAKMNSDNDVPVVKTSNKEITSILKELRRVQRQLEVINTVMEPGGQPEASKASSSSSGVRLSRTPSSRDWRTVHSISRRGGGPRPSESVRRAAVTPDDVRQGYLV; encoded by the exons ATGAGTGTGACGTCATGGTTCCTGGTGAGCAGCTCTGGCACACGTCACCGGTTGCCACGAGAGATGATCTTTGTCGGCCGGGATGACTGCGAGCTAATGCTGCAG TCTCGCAGTGTGGACAAGCAGCACGCTGTGATCAAGTATGACACGAACAACGATGAGCACATGGTGAAGGACCTGGGCAGTTTGAATGGG ACGTTCGTGAATGACCTAAGAATCCCTGACCAGACATGCATCACCTTGAAGCTCTCAGATGTGATTCGATTTGGTTACG ATGCTCATGTATATATCCTGGAGAGGAGTCAACACAAGGTCCCAGAGGAAGCTCTTAAA caTGAGAAGTACACCAGCCAGTTGCAGATCGGTGTAAAGGACCTGGAGGCCAAGacgaaagaaaaacagcagctccaGTCTTCAGAGAAGAGCAAACACTCTCTTTTCAATGTCAAACTGCAGGACAAGGCTGAGCGAAGAGCCCAATCACTCACAG CTACCACCGATTCTCCGATATCCAAGCCCACTCCTCTGTATGGCCAGCCATCGTGGTGGGGGGAGGATGATGACCCTGCCAACAAAAAGCAAAGCAGAGGTGGAAAATTGCCAGAACAGGAGTCTCCAG AGCATGGTAAAGATGTGACAAAATATGAGGTCAACGGTTCTCTGTCCGAGAGTCACGCCAAGTCCATCTTCTCCTACCGCCGGGAGCCCAGCTACTTTGAGATTCCTACGAAGGAGTTCCAGCAGCATCCTGCCAAAAAGCCTGAGTCGCAAGTGCACGAGGTTCCCACAAAGGACACCCCCGATCCCACCCAGTGTGTCCCTTCCACCCCCACACCTCCCGTGGTCCAGAGCCATGCTTCCTTCACCATCGAGTTCGATGAATGCACACCAGGTAAAATGAAGATCAAGGATCATGTGACAAAGTTTTCTTTCCGCCAGCAGAGAAAGCTGCCCTCTACGGAGGTTGTTACCACACCCACTGAGGTGATGTCAGTAGAAAGCAAAGTTGCTGATTGGCTGGTCCAAAGCAATGCTAgcatgatgaggaggaggtcaCAGGCTGAGGACATGTACAGCACAATCAGTGACCCGTCATTTCTGAAGAACACCAAGG CAAACCCCCGTGAAGATGGCACCCACAGTGATTCAGGGGATCCTATAATCAATGGGAATGATCTTTTCCCATCAGAAAATCAAACGGGGTCCCCGGTTTCTCCACAATCTAAGAGAAGCCCGACCCCACAACAGCTCACCACCCCTGACTCTGAGGAGcctttgtcctcctctcctccagagtCACAGTCCCTCTCCAGTCTTGACAAGACTGAGCCACAACAGGCTTATGTCATTGAATTCTTAGATGAGAACCCAAGAAAAAAACGCTCCCAGTCGTTCACCAATAACTCTTCCCCGCCTGAGCCCTCAGGCCTCAGGGTGCAGcaggagaaaggaaagaagagctTAAGCCCTTCTACGGAGAGACAAGTCTCCACCACCCCACCAACCCAACGATACACTGTCCCCCTGAAGGGTCTCGCTTCCACAGGTCCCCAAAGAGCTGGCTCATTACGAAGGGAGAAGACAGAAGACCGAATCAGCACCAACTTTTCCTCCCGCTCTTCGCCTTCTGTCCCTGCAAAGCCCTTCTGCAGTGTGGGCCGGAGATCCAAACTCGCCCAGGAATTCACAGCTGAATTGCACAAACAGGCAAAAAAGGTCCTTTCTTCCAGCTGGGAGAAAACTACGTCTAGTTCCCCTCCAGCAGCGAAAACAGAGGCAGTTGTAAAATCACAGGCCAGTCCCCCTCCACTCAATTCTACCTACCAGCCACAGACTTCCTCTCCTATCCACAAGCCTATTCCCCTCAAGGTCCCTGTGATGCCCCCAGCGTCTCACCTTGTGGAAGTCAAGAGCCCCCTTCTCAGCCCCAGAGCCGAAGAGGACGACTGTCTGAGTGATGCAGGAACTTACACCATCGAAGCAGATATCCAAGATAAAGAGCTGGAAGAGGCACGGAACAAGATTGACCAG GTGTTTGGTGTTGTTGAGAGCCCAGAGCGAACCAACCAGAGTGAAGCAGAAACATCATCAGCATTTAGGCCTGTTATTGGGCAGGGCAGGGAGCAGCATAGTCTGAGTAGCAGTGGGCAG GTTCAGCAAGCAGCTGCAGTGTTACAGGGGGCTCCTAAGTGGATGTCTTGCTGGGCCAGCTTGGCAGACAGCTACACAGAGTCTGGCCCCTCGTCTGGCCTCTTTGACATCCCTTCCCAGATGGAGCTGTCAGGAGGGG CACGAGGTACAATCATCAGCCAGGCCTCTCTCAGCCGCAGCTATGACAGTACAGACTCAAGGGCTCGACGCATCCTGCCCCAGGTACCAGTGGGGGAGAAGAGTGACTTTACAACTCCCAGCATTCATGTTCATTATGACCCCCATTCAACATTCAATGTAGAAGAGAATAGCCTAGTGGGCCGCACGCCAGAGGATGGCATTCACAGGTTGTTAGTGCAGGACGAGGTAGAGCCTGACAGCCTGAGTGACGCCAGCAAGTCCAGTGATGGTTCCATCatagagcagaggaggagacagctGTCGGACTCAGAAGAGAAGAAACGTGACGAGAAGTCCAGACTCTCAACCAAGCCTACATCATTCTACATCGAGTCAGACGAAGCTCCGTCCAAACCAGAATATGGAGGCTTCAAACCCAGCACGCCTAAGGCTGAGAAGAAACTTGCAAACAAAACTTACTCAACAGTCACCATGACCAAACAGAGAGGTAACCAGGACTTTGGAAAAGTCAAACCCAGCGCATCGGCTCCTATCCTGAGCGAGAGTGCTCAGAGTCCAGAGTACAAAGAGGCCAGGGCAGTATCTCCATTAATCAGACAAGAGAGCTTCACCAAGGAGCGGCCTAGCAACCCCAGATTGCCCAACATTTCTAGCCAGTCTGCTCAGAAGGATCCCGACCCTGAATTATTCCCGAGAGCCTGCAATCAGGACACTCACTCTTACCTGAAAGAGACGGAGGATGTTCTGGCTGTTCTGGAGGCCAAACTTAAAGCAGGACAATCAGGAAGCACTCCCTCTCCAGTAATGGACTCTCTCTCTGCGGAGTCTGATGTGGATACCTCCAGCACAGTCAGCCAGCATAGCAATAAAACCAAGCAAAACACACTGGCGAAAAAACCCTCTGTTATTGGCCTCCATAGGGATAGGTCTTCAGCCAGTATAGCGAGTCAGGACGCAAACCATCAGTCCGTGTTGTCAGAAAGGCGTCGTCCTCAGCgagctgacagcagcagtaaGACTGAGTCTTTCAGGAGGCCAGTTGGACTGAGACGTAGTGTTGGGAAATGTGGTTCCACAGACCTGAGTGATGACCCTCACAGCTTACCTTACTCTGATCAGGAGTCTAACAACTACCAAGCCCGCAAAAAATACACCATGACCCATCAGAAGGAGGACGCAAAGCCCACCAGAGTGTCTCAGACCTTGAGTCGTGCCAACAGTTTGACGGCTCCGAGACCCACCAGGGCATCCATGCTGCGTCGCGCTCGCTTGGGAGAGGCCTCAGACAACGAGGGCACGGAGACGGACAGGCTGTCCCAGGAGGCGGCCAACATCCTGGCTAAGCAGCCGCAGGAAACCAAGAAACTCACCAGGCTTGATAGGCTGGCGATGCCTCGTAAGCGGACGGGCTCATTCAACACGACCAGCGACACCGAGTCGTCCTCCGTCCCACAGGGGGTGGGCAGGAGCTCAGGATTCTCCAACCGCAGCACAGAGTCTGGCAGCAGCTCTGTTCGACGGGCCTCTACTTCGGGATTAAAATCCGTGGAAAGGCCGCAGAAAGCAGTGCTCAACAAGACTCCAATCACCCGCGGACGTTCAAGCAGTGCCAAATATGCCAGCAGCACAGCAA CTTCCAACAGTCCACGCAATCAGCCTCGGTCCCAGCCGGTGGTCGCCCTGCATCCGAAAGCCAGCGGAAAAGATTCTGAGGGGGAGAACCACGAGGGAGACGCCCTCCAAACTTGGTCCACACACAGTGCTGAGATTGCACG GTTGAGTCAAGACCTTGCTAAAGACCTCGCTATCTTGGCCAGAGAGATCCATGACGTGGCGGGGGATGGTGAGCCACAGAGCGCTGGAGCGGAGAGCAGCACGCCCATGTCCACAGTGACTGCTCACGAACAG CTTGTTCAGCATATTCCAGAGGCTGGTTTGAACTATCAGAGAGTTCCACCAAGTTCTGCCTCGGCGAGGGAACCTGAGCAGAGCTCAAGGGACCTGGAGCAGAACGGCAGGCAGCGAGCTCAGAGCCGAGACGAG CTCGTTGTGGACAATCTGATGCTGAACCCAGTGACTCAGATCATCGTGGCcatcagagaaaacactgaacaacTTGCTGATAAAATTAA GGTACTGTTCCAGGACAGGGCGGATATCTGGGAGCAAATTGAGGCAAAGATGAACTCTGACAATGACGTCCCTGTCGTCAAAACCTCCAACAAG GAAATCACATCAATCTTGAAAGAACTCAGGAGAGTTCAGCGACAACTTGAAG TCATCAACACAGTCATGGAGCCCGGTGGGCAGCCGGAAGCATCGAaggcctcttcctcctcatctggaGTTCGCCTCTCCAGAACTCCTTCATCGCGAGACTGGAGAACCGTCCATTCCATCTCTAGAAGAGGCGGCGGCCCGAGGCCCAGTGAGAGCGTCAGGAGAGCAGCGGTGACACCAGACGATGTCAGACAGGGATATTTAGTCTGA